The following are from one region of the Natronomonas marina genome:
- a CDS encoding metal-dependent hydrolase, with translation MHRRGHYGLALLVFSSLAFFLTVSHASGEALVGILIVAGVAPIPDIDQRIPFVSHRGITHTVWFIIVASTIATAVTWAAALQGTHTVNGTLSTASAPSLVLPALGVGFLVALGLTTHLLGDVITPMGIKPFAPVDDTEYTWKLTTSANSTANNALFVAGLGATGAAIYIPQVLATIGA, from the coding sequence ATGCATCGACGTGGTCATTACGGACTCGCTCTTCTCGTCTTCTCATCGCTAGCGTTTTTCCTTACCGTTAGTCACGCATCTGGAGAAGCCCTCGTAGGAATTCTCATCGTCGCCGGCGTGGCACCGATCCCTGATATCGACCAGCGTATCCCCTTCGTTTCGCACCGGGGCATCACGCACACCGTCTGGTTCATTATCGTCGCGTCCACGATCGCTACGGCCGTGACGTGGGCCGCGGCGCTTCAGGGAACACATACAGTAAACGGGACGCTGTCAACAGCAAGCGCTCCATCTCTCGTTCTTCCTGCACTCGGCGTCGGTTTTCTCGTCGCGCTGGGGCTCACGACGCACCTCCTCGGTGACGTGATCACGCCGATGGGGATCAAACCGTTCGCGCCCGTGGACGACACGGAGTACACGTGGAAGCTTACGACGTCAGCGAACAGCACGGCAAACAACGCCCTCTTCGTCGCTGGACTCGGTGCCACAGGAGCGGCCATCTATATCCCGCAGGTCCTCGCGACGATTGGCGCGTAA
- a CDS encoding N-6 DNA methylase, with amino-acid sequence MASIPDPSTYEPITEHLDEVHKKTGLRTYDIFTNWLNFIVTALSRNDDDYLELVHDLTDRLHDDDDLTRDVLETYGTALGALVNTMEETTVPGYPHSAELLGGIYEYYGANSDAFGQHFTSQNIAIAKAQMLFSTPEGIRDASQEDPITISDPACGSGRLPFHAVQQLRHISPNTPTVVVARDIDKTCAHMAVINFALHAIPAYVVHGNSLTYETWHVWRVNHPTRILTDSTVNGAITELDPDNAPIITSFEKADGSAQDDTNNDSDLSEGNVEDAVTIDDPDTIENVTLDAFSE; translated from the coding sequence ATGGCTTCCATCCCTGACCCGAGTACATACGAACCAATCACCGAGCATCTCGATGAAGTCCACAAGAAAACGGGCCTTCGCACATACGACATCTTCACGAACTGGCTAAACTTCATCGTCACCGCTCTTAGTCGAAACGACGACGACTACCTTGAACTCGTTCACGACCTCACAGATCGTCTCCACGATGACGACGATCTCACCAGAGATGTTCTCGAGACCTATGGGACTGCACTCGGAGCCCTCGTCAATACAATGGAAGAAACGACCGTTCCGGGATACCCGCACTCGGCGGAACTCCTCGGTGGGATTTACGAATACTACGGAGCTAACAGTGATGCCTTCGGCCAGCACTTCACATCCCAGAATATCGCCATCGCGAAGGCTCAGATGCTCTTCAGCACCCCCGAAGGCATTCGTGATGCCTCTCAGGAGGACCCTATCACGATCAGCGATCCGGCGTGCGGGAGTGGTCGACTCCCGTTCCACGCTGTCCAGCAGCTCCGTCACATCTCACCTAACACGCCCACCGTTGTCGTTGCACGCGACATCGACAAGACGTGCGCTCATATGGCCGTCATCAACTTTGCACTCCACGCCATCCCCGCGTACGTCGTCCACGGAAACTCCCTCACCTACGAGACGTGGCACGTATGGCGAGTAAACCATCCCACGCGAATCCTTACCGACTCAACCGTCAACGGGGCTATCACTGAACTCGACCCTGACAACGCACCCATCATAACGAGCTTTGAGAAGGCCGATGGCTCCGCTCAGGACGACACCAACAACGATAGCGACCTCTCCGAAGGAAACGTTGAGGACGCCGTCACGATTGATGATCCCGATACCATCGAGAACGTCACGCTTGACGCCTTCAGCGAATAA
- a CDS encoding Cdc6/Cdc18 family protein, with protein MSNGTSTSDESRDLDSTSSDGQDDQSRVQTSEPKGSPDENGKPPSSDGDGQQFKVDDPLFSKRKGVFQNKEMVRVGWVPDGDRIVGRDDYISTISSCLNDAVYGGAPNHISITGKTGTGKSLVSRYVTRRAVNAAVDDIRIGHTYLDCSKSSTEVQVISTIGQQLNDEDIYDEDEDVVKMPDTGLPKDKFYKRLWQILDHYDSAIIILDEVDLLKSDHVLMSLAKAVESNDTSCQIGIIAISNQINFFDELNPRTKSAFQTQELNFDPYNANQIQEILRGRDDAFRDGVLTDEVIPLVAAFSAQEHGDARKAMRLFRTAGELADREGADMVEEDHVRRAQDALEKDRFRDFLQGTPTQMKAACLSIAAKSLYSRDDYIITGELYDAYQQITNAIDMDTIGIRRFRDILDEMQLSQVIETKEVNMGKGGGRHNSHRLLHNPEAILDIVMEDSRFGDISKSSLKRFA; from the coding sequence ATGTCAAACGGCACCTCGACTTCCGATGAAAGTCGAGATTTGGATTCTACGTCTTCAGACGGTCAAGACGACCAATCTCGCGTCCAAACATCGGAACCGAAGGGGAGTCCAGACGAGAATGGAAAACCGCCATCAAGCGACGGGGACGGTCAACAATTCAAGGTTGACGACCCGCTCTTTTCTAAACGGAAGGGAGTTTTCCAAAATAAGGAGATGGTCCGTGTCGGTTGGGTACCTGATGGCGATCGAATTGTCGGACGTGACGATTATATTTCCACTATCAGCAGCTGTCTGAACGACGCTGTCTATGGTGGTGCCCCAAATCACATCTCAATTACTGGGAAAACAGGAACGGGAAAATCTCTTGTCTCCCGATACGTCACTCGTCGAGCTGTCAATGCGGCAGTTGATGATATCCGAATAGGCCATACGTATCTAGACTGCTCGAAATCCTCAACTGAAGTCCAAGTCATCTCGACAATCGGCCAACAGCTGAACGACGAGGATATCTATGACGAGGATGAGGACGTCGTGAAAATGCCCGATACCGGGCTACCGAAAGACAAGTTCTACAAACGCCTCTGGCAGATTCTCGATCACTACGATTCGGCTATCATCATTCTCGACGAAGTCGACCTTCTCAAGAGCGACCACGTTCTGATGAGTCTCGCGAAGGCAGTCGAATCAAATGATACGTCGTGTCAAATCGGAATTATAGCAATAAGCAATCAAATCAACTTCTTCGACGAGTTGAACCCACGCACCAAGAGTGCCTTCCAGACTCAAGAACTCAATTTCGACCCATATAATGCAAATCAGATTCAAGAGATTCTTCGCGGGCGTGATGACGCATTTCGTGATGGTGTTCTTACTGATGAGGTCATTCCTCTTGTCGCGGCTTTCTCAGCCCAGGAACACGGAGATGCACGGAAAGCAATGCGGTTATTCAGGACCGCAGGAGAGCTAGCCGATCGTGAGGGAGCTGACATGGTCGAAGAAGACCACGTGCGAAGAGCCCAAGACGCACTTGAAAAGGATCGATTCCGCGACTTCCTCCAGGGAACCCCCACTCAAATGAAAGCGGCTTGTCTCTCGATCGCTGCTAAGTCACTTTACTCGCGTGATGATTACATCATCACAGGTGAACTCTACGATGCGTACCAGCAGATCACTAACGCGATAGATATGGACACGATTGGGATACGGCGGTTCCGGGATATTCTTGATGAGATGCAGCTCAGCCAGGTAATCGAAACTAAGGAGGTAAATATGGGAAAAGGCGGTGGCCGCCACAACTCTCATCGGTTACTCCACAATCCTGAGGCTATCCTTGATATCGTAATGGAGGATTCTCGATTCGGAGATATCTCTAAATCCTCGCTGAAACGGTTCGCCTGA